CTGTTGGTAGCTTGGATTCTCACGGGAGTGGTCACGGTAGCAGCGGCTTTAAGCTATGGTGAATTGGCCGGAATGATGCCTAAAGCAGGTGGTCAATACATTTATATTCAGCGTGCTTTCGGACCCCTGGCAAGTTTTGTATATGGATGGACCGTGTTCATGGTCATTCAGACGGGTACCATTGCGGCCGTAGCGGTGGCTTTTACCAAATATTCGGCCGTTTTCTTTCCAAAGCTTAATTTTCAGAATGCGGAAAATGTCTTATTTAACATTGGGCCGGTAAACGTATATTGGGGAACCTTCTACGCCATTGTCTGCATTATTCTGCTTACATTTATCAATACCAGAGGTGTAAATGCGGGAAAACTCATCCAAAATATTTTTACTTCTACAAAATTACTGGCGCTTTTCGGGCTGATATTAATCGGCATAGGATATGGTCTTCAAAGTGGTGTTTTGCAACAAAATTTTCAAAACGCCTGGGAGGCAAGCCGGGTTTCAAAAGAAACCGGAGAAATAACGATGCTCTCAGGAATGGCCCTTATCGTTGCGTTAGGGGTCGCTATGATCGGCTCACTTTTTTCTTCTGATGCGTGGAATAATGTGACGTTTATTGCGGCTGAAATCAAAAATCCTAAAAAGAACATTCCGCTAAGTCTTTTGCTCGGAACATTGGTCGTTACGGTGCTTTATGTATTGGCTAATGTCGCGTATTTGTGCATTCTTCCCTTAAAAGGGTCAAGTGCGGGTACTGACGTCATGGCACAGGGAATACAATTTGCGGAATATCCCACCGACCGGGTTGCTACGGCTGCCATGTCGGTTATCTTCGGAAGTGCTTCAGTGGGTATTATGGCAGTATTGATCATGATTTCCACGTTTGGCTGTATCAATGGTCTTATTTTGGCAGGTGCCCGTTTATATTACGCTATGGCTCAGGATGGATTGTTTTTAAAGCAGGCGTCATCCCTTAATGCAAGATCAGTGCCGGGCAAAGCGCTTTGGGTACAGTGTATATGGGCCGGTCTTTTGTGTTTATCAGGCAGTTATAATCAGTTGCTCAATTACTGTACGTTTGGGTCTTTACTGTTTTACATGGTGACCATTACGGGAATTTTCGTGTTGCGTCGTCGTGAACCTGACACGGAGCGCCCCTACAAGGCGGTGGGGTATCCTTTTGTTCCTCTTTTTTATATTGTGGTCACGCTCGGTATCTGCCTGATATTGTTAAGTGATGCCAATACCCGCTTCGATACCGGTATGGGGTTATTGATCGTAGCGCTGGGGATTCCCGTTTATTATTTTACCGGGAAGCAAAAGAATTAACGTTTATATTCATGCAAAAAAACAAAGCCTCCATTCTCAACGCCTGGTGCATGTACGATTGGGCCAATTCTGTCCATTCACTTGTAATCGTCTCGGCCATTTTTCCCATTTACTTCAGCAACACCGCCGTCAACGCACAGGGCGGGCCTGACGTGGAGTTTTTGGGGATCACCGTCAAAAACTCTGCGCTGTTTTCATTTGCAGTTTCTTTCGCTTTTTTATTCATTGCGCTGATAAACCCCGTTTTAGGGGCCATCGCCGACTTTAGTGGCAGTAAGAAGCGTTTCATGCAGTTCTTTGTGTATTTGGGTTCTCTGTCGTGTCTGCTGCTTTATTTCTTTGACCGTGAACATCTGGTGATCGGCGTCATTGCCTTTGCTGTTTCATTGGTTGGTTGGTCGGGCAGTATCGTGTTTTATAACGCGTACTTACCGGAAATAGCCACTGAAAACCGATTTGATACTTTATCGGCTCGAGGGTTTACGATGGGCTACATCGGCAGCGTGCTGCTTCTGGTCTTCAACCTGACCATGCTCATCAAGCCCGAGTGGTACGGTGGTATTGACTCGGGAACAGCCTGTCGAATTTCGTTTGTGACGGTGGCGATCTGGTGGGTCGTTTTCGCACAGATTCCTTTTTATTATTTGCCGAATGGGGTTGCTTCAACGGAGAAAAGAGAAGGAGGCTGGATATGGAATGGCTTTCGAGAGCTCAAAAAAGTAGTGGGTGAGTTGAGCCATCTGCCCATTACCAAGCGATTTTTGGTTTCTTTTTTCTTTTACAACATGGGTGTACAGACGGTCATGTACATTGGAACTATCTTTGGCAGCAATGAACTGCATCTGCCTGATAATGCACTGATCGTTACTATCCTGCTGTTGCAGCTTTTAGCCATTGTGGGTGCTTATTGCGCTGCGTTGCTCTCGGGGAAATGGGGAAACACAAGTACCATTTCGGCTATTATAGTGATTTGGATAGGAGTCTGTGTGGCGGCTTATTTTGTCTATACCGAAACGCAGTTCTACGGATTGGCGGCGGGGATCGGTTTTGTGATGGGAGGTGTTCAGTCGCTTTCCCGCTCTACTTACGCTAAGCTGTTGCCCGACAATACCCCCGATACGGCCTCGTATTTTAGTTTTTACGATGCCTGCGATAAATTTTCGACATTTTTGGGAACCACCATTTTCGGAATCATTACCCAAGTGTCGGGGATGCGGAACAGTCTTTTATTCTTAGTACTGATTTTTGTGATCGGTCTTTTGATCTTACGGCGAATTCCTTCTCAAAAAATTTACCGAACTCCTTTGAGTGCTTCTTAAAGTTAGTATATTTGCGCTACTGATAGAAAAAGCATGAACATTAATGAGATTTCCATCAGGCGTACCATAGGATCTTAGCTCAGTTGGTTCAGAGCGCTGCCTTGACAGGGCAGAGGTCATCGGTTCGAGCCCGTTAGGTCCTACAAAAAGCCCCAAATCACGCTGATTTGGGGCTTTTTTTGTCGGCTTCCCTTGGAAATTACTTTTTCGAGATATGGCTTTCAAAAAATCCACTCATTTCTGAGTGGATTTTTCTTTTTGACATCCGATAGACTTAGAATAATACAATTTTTTTAAATTAAATTGGACAACCTTTTCACTTTTAAAGTTTAGACATGCGTATCTATTCCTCTGATGATAGGTTTTTTAAATTTTCTAAGGAAATTGTAATTATTTAGGCAGCTTGCCAAACGTCTTTGTTTGCCTTTTCTCTTCTTTTGGCAATCTTAACAGCGTTAGCAGTATGAATTCCAAAAAACAGCCAGACCTTTTCAGTTTTGGGATTTTGAGCTTTAATTTTATGCAGTAAATAATGCTCTTTTTCCGTACCAAAACTTCCCTCTAAACTTGTACTTCGTTGCTTGTTGAGTAGCTCTTTTATCTTTTTAGTTGGCTTGTCATCCTTGCCTGCTCCTTTTCGGACAAAGTTTGTCTGAATCTCATGTTGAGTACAAAATCGCCTGTTTTCATTGGTAGCATAAATCTTGTCTGCCGATACATGAGTACACTTTCCAAAGTTGTTTTTGCACTTCAATATACTTATTTTCAGCCTTTTACACTCATTAAATGCTTCATAACTGTCATGCTCTATAAGGTTGATGCCACCTACCTGTATTTTATGAACCTTCATGCCAAATTCTACCGGTTTATTTTCCTTGCCTCGGACGATGGGACGAATGTGAGGCTTATGCAAGCTCACGATTCGGTGCTTAATTTTGGACTTGGGATGCTTAAAATAATGATTTTGTTGCTGATAGACTTGCTTGATGGTCTTGAAAACAGAAGCATCTTTGCCGGATAAACCAACCGCCTTGGTTTGGTTGAGAATTGCTTGAAATTCATTGATCCCTTTCGATAACAACTGAAGGCTCGCTCGTTTTCTTGCTTGTGTCTTTCTGTAAGTTCTCTTTCTAAGTTTAGAATAGACCAAATGTTTTTTCTTCTGCTCTTTGAATTTAGAACGGGGTTCTTTCAACTTGTGATCCTTACAAAATTGGGGTATTTGTTTATCCCATAACCATTCACAACATTCCCAGAGAATCTTTGCATCGGTTGGAAAACGAATATATACCTCATAGCAAGTCGCATCAGCTAACACTACATGCCTGTCGGGCAATTCTTCTTTCCAATTTTCAACCATTTTTGACTGAAAACTCTCTAAATCAACATGTTGCCCAAGATAACTTCGCACACTCGAAACAAAAGAATTATCTCTAATCAATTCACCATCAGGTAGTAAAGCACCACAAAAAAGCTGCATCGCCCAGTCCGTATTAAAGCGTTCCAAGAGTTTTTCATCACTCAATTTAGTGTAGTGTTTCAAGAACATCAATCCAAAATAACCTTGAGGGGGAAGCCATGATGGCGCACCTACCATCGTTTTTTTCTCAGGAAGTAGTTCCACCAATGATGACCAGTTGATGGTTTGATAAATCAAACCTAACTTGGTCGAATTCTTGAATAAATACAATTTAGTGAAGATTGGAGAATCTAAATCGAAAAGCGTATATTGCATTTGTATTTTCAGTTTGTTAGCACAACTAAAATACAAAAATCCCCGAATTATGCCAATTATGTGCATATTCGGGGATTAATTTCGATGCAAAATACTGAATATCAGATAATTATATTGTTAAAGGGACCCCTTTGTCAGCCTAAAGATAAAGGTCCCCAAAGGGGATAACATAAACGTGTTTACTTTAAAACTGAATTCACTTTATCTACCCATATTCTTTGTCCGAAACAACTCCAGTGGGTGTCACTCAGCGCGTATACTTGGGTAGAATGTTGGTTAAAAAGCGACCATACATCTATGATGGGCGTACGGAGCGCCGGATGGCTTTGCACACGCTCTACCAAATGATTATAGGTACCCATTTCGCGGGCTACGATAGTAGTTTTGTTGGGAATGATTGTTACATATACTTCATCGAAACCAAGGGAACGATAGTAGTCTCTTGCCGCATTGACTCCCTGAATAAGCTTGATAAGCTCACGGTCTGGCAATGGGTGGAAGGAGGAAGTAATACGGGTAGAGTCGGTATCCCAACAAAAAAGAATGTTTTTGCCATCCGGCGAAAGTGCAATCTGATCACTGTGACGACCAAACCAATTCAGATTGAGCGCGGCTTTCCATTCTTTTAATCGCAGAAAAAAATCATTGGAAAATAAAAAATCAGAGAGGGCTTCCTCACTGTCTTTCAATATCCTGTCCCAGCTTTTGGAATCAGCTTCGCCAATGGTTTGCTCCGTTTGAGGCGTTGCAGTGTTTATCTTTAATGTTCTGACAGGTACGGCAAAATGTTCTCTGAAATGCCGTTCGACGGTTTCGAGGATCAGAATGTTTCGTTTTGTTGTATCTAAAGGTACTTCAATCGAATCGGACCAGTGGGTACGGAGATACGTTTGGACGGGGAAATCGTTTTGATTAATCCGTTGTTTTTCGGTAAAACTATCCCCGATAATATATAGCGCAATGTTATTTTTCGGTTTGTTGGCGAGGTTTGGCTTAGGACAGATTTCAGGACGTTGCCGAAACTGCGCCAGATTGGAAAGGCGGTATAAATCTCCGTAGCGGTAGGAATCTTGGGTGAGGCCCAACGCTAACACCGCACGACTCAAGGTTGGATGGCATCCGATGACCCAAACTAGTGAAAAGAAAACAAGACAAAAACAGCTAATGATTTTTTTCATTGAAAAAGGCAGGATTCTCTTGACTTTACATTCACTTAAACTTTAGACTTTACCTGATTTTCAGCGACCAGGATTGTAACTTTTTGTTAGCATAGCTGTGGATCAGCAATTTATTGTATCCCTCCAGGAGCGTAACCCGAATGGGAATATCGCTTGGGATGGGCTTGTCGCCGATCTGATTGCCGTTCAAGTCATAAAGCGTCGTAAAGTTACCTGATTTGACGCTCAAAAATTTAACCTCCGAGCCTAAAAAATGGTACTGTACACCGTTTCGGTACGGAATAAGCCCTTGGGCAGAAAACAACTCTTTTCCCTGTTTGTTCAGCACGGAAAACTGGGTTTCAGATTCTCTGAATAAAATCCAATCGCGATTATTGACGGCCGCTCGTGCCCTGAAGAATGACGTGGGGTCAGAGCGAAACAACTGAACTTTTCGCATAACTGTTCCGCTGAGCGAGATCTCAAACAGCTCGCCGTATTTGCTTACGCCCACAAGGGTTGTCGTGCCTTTTTCAGGGGTAAATACCCCAAAAAATGGGCCTATAAAGTTCGTTTTTAATTCCAATTTATAGGGAGAAGGAATCACCCCGGTTTCACTGATCAAGCCTACCTGGCCCGTTGCCTGCGTAAATAAGAAATGGCGTTTTCCCAAGTATTCAACCTCATTGATCGGCAATAATAATTCAGCAAACGGCCGAGAACGATTAAGTACGACCGGCGACTGAGTGGGACTGTTCCAGAGGTACAGGAATCCTTCGGTATCGATAACCAAAAAACGAAAACTGCCTTCTATGCCACTTTCCAAACGCTGGAAACTTCGAATGGTACGGCCCGCCGGTAGTCGGATGGAAGGCAGAACCAAATAGCGCTGATGGTCATCTTCATCGATAACATACAGACTTTTTTGTGTAGCAAATACATATTGCAGGCGTCCGATACTCAAAAAATCAACGGAGTAAATATCACCGACGATAGGAGCATCCAATGCCGAAATTTTGCGCTTTACTTCTTCGGGAAAGGGATTGACCAACTCCCCGGAAGGTGTGGCTACGATCATTTTGTCGAGGCTGCTCGGATAATTTCTGACCAGAAAAATGCCGCCTGACGGAGCGGGCTCAAAAGGCTTTTCCTGTTGAAGAAACACTTTGTTAAAGGTTTTGGCACTTGATGCTCTGCCCAATCGACCAAACGTAAGGGATGAATAGGCTTTTCCGTTTTTATAGGCCGATTGAAACACCAATTGATCAAAAGGTAGCTTTTCAGTAATATCGTAATTGAGATTATTGAATAAATAATGCATAAATCCCGAGCCAATGTAATCTTTGCTTTTGCGCGGATTGAT
Above is a window of Runella slithyformis DSM 19594 DNA encoding:
- a CDS encoding APC family permease codes for the protein MANSSTTQFKQSLGLLDATMLVSGAMIGSGIFIVSADMARILGSTGWLLVAWILTGVVTVAAALSYGELAGMMPKAGGQYIYIQRAFGPLASFVYGWTVFMVIQTGTIAAVAVAFTKYSAVFFPKLNFQNAENVLFNIGPVNVYWGTFYAIVCIILLTFINTRGVNAGKLIQNIFTSTKLLALFGLILIGIGYGLQSGVLQQNFQNAWEASRVSKETGEITMLSGMALIVALGVAMIGSLFSSDAWNNVTFIAAEIKNPKKNIPLSLLLGTLVVTVLYVLANVAYLCILPLKGSSAGTDVMAQGIQFAEYPTDRVATAAMSVIFGSASVGIMAVLIMISTFGCINGLILAGARLYYAMAQDGLFLKQASSLNARSVPGKALWVQCIWAGLLCLSGSYNQLLNYCTFGSLLFYMVTITGIFVLRRREPDTERPYKAVGYPFVPLFYIVVTLGICLILLSDANTRFDTGMGLLIVALGIPVYYFTGKQKN
- a CDS encoding MFS transporter, which encodes MQKNKASILNAWCMYDWANSVHSLVIVSAIFPIYFSNTAVNAQGGPDVEFLGITVKNSALFSFAVSFAFLFIALINPVLGAIADFSGSKKRFMQFFVYLGSLSCLLLYFFDREHLVIGVIAFAVSLVGWSGSIVFYNAYLPEIATENRFDTLSARGFTMGYIGSVLLLVFNLTMLIKPEWYGGIDSGTACRISFVTVAIWWVVFAQIPFYYLPNGVASTEKREGGWIWNGFRELKKVVGELSHLPITKRFLVSFFFYNMGVQTVMYIGTIFGSNELHLPDNALIVTILLLQLLAIVGAYCAALLSGKWGNTSTISAIIVIWIGVCVAAYFVYTETQFYGLAAGIGFVMGGVQSLSRSTYAKLLPDNTPDTASYFSFYDACDKFSTFLGTTIFGIITQVSGMRNSLLFLVLIFVIGLLILRRIPSQKIYRTPLSAS
- a CDS encoding transposase translates to MQYTLFDLDSPIFTKLYLFKNSTKLGLIYQTINWSSLVELLPEKKTMVGAPSWLPPQGYFGLMFLKHYTKLSDEKLLERFNTDWAMQLFCGALLPDGELIRDNSFVSSVRSYLGQHVDLESFQSKMVENWKEELPDRHVVLADATCYEVYIRFPTDAKILWECCEWLWDKQIPQFCKDHKLKEPRSKFKEQKKKHLVYSKLRKRTYRKTQARKRASLQLLSKGINEFQAILNQTKAVGLSGKDASVFKTIKQVYQQQNHYFKHPKSKIKHRIVSLHKPHIRPIVRGKENKPVEFGMKVHKIQVGGINLIEHDSYEAFNECKRLKISILKCKNNFGKCTHVSADKIYATNENRRFCTQHEIQTNFVRKGAGKDDKPTKKIKELLNKQRSTSLEGSFGTEKEHYLLHKIKAQNPKTEKVWLFFGIHTANAVKIAKRREKANKDVWQAA